TTTCGGTTTGGTACTGAATAAAAAACAGAAGGTGTTTATCGGAGATGTAATCCAAGGAATCCCGGATCATGTTAGTCGTACTCTTCCGATTTATTCCGGTGGTCCTGTGGATCCTACGTTTATATCGGTGTTACACGAAGACAATAAAATTTCTCAACCCGGAATTGAAGTGATTCCCGGTTTGTATCTCGCGAGAAGTTATGATACCCTTCTGGAATTATTGAAATCCACTTCCAAGTTTCACGTATACCAAGGATATTCCGGTTGGAGTGCTGGGCAGTTGGAAACTGAGATGGATCGTAAGTCTTGGGTAATTCATGAAGCCACAAAAGATTTTGTCTTAAATCAAGATCCTGAAACAACATGGCGGGAAGCTCTCAAAAGCAAAGGCGGGATTTATAAGTATTTTGTCGAACACACAAAAGATCCTATGTTAAACTGAAGCCGTTTTTTAATCTTTACAGAGAAATTTGGATTATTATGATCAAAAAACAGAGAGGTTAAGGTATGAAAAAGTTCCAAAGCTTGTTTTTTATTTTTACGATTTTAGTTTCTTTATTCCTGATTAAAAATCTTTCTGCAGACGGTTGTTATATTTGTACTTCCGGGTCCGCGGATCATTGTAGAGACTATTGCAGGTATGTTGGTTCCGATACATTTGATAACAGAAAAAAATGTCAGGACAAAGGTTGTAAGGTAGGAGGTACCG
The nucleotide sequence above comes from Leptospira weilii. Encoded proteins:
- a CDS encoding YqgE/AlgH family protein; protein product: MEETYNGKILISNSSIVMDYFNQTVILMVEHDNQGAFGLVLNKKQKVFIGDVIQGIPDHVSRTLPIYSGGPVDPTFISVLHEDNKISQPGIEVIPGLYLARSYDTLLELLKSTSKFHVYQGYSGWSAGQLETEMDRKSWVIHEATKDFVLNQDPETTWREALKSKGGIYKYFVEHTKDPMLN